AAATAGGCGCTGGAGGAGTCGTCTAAAAACACCACGTCTCCGCTTTTAATAAATGTTTCAGCGGTTTCTGCCATTGCGCGCTTTACCGCGCTGTTTTTGTGGCGGCGTGCGGAGAAGGGCACAAACCGTTTTTGAGAATTGGAAAGCTCCGCGCCGCCGTAGCTTCGTACCACTAGTCCGCGGGATGCAAGCTCGCTTAAATCACGCCGGATGCTGGACGCGCTGATATGTAGTTTGTTTGCCAGGTCTTCCACCGTCGCATAGGTGCACTCTGACAGAATTGATAAAATTTCCTGTTTTCGCTCACTTTGATACATTTACATCACCAATCTGCGTACTTCTGCTTAAATATATCTATATTATATCGAAAATGGCAGCAAAAGTAAAGTGAAATTAAAAAGATATGCGCATTTTTGCGCAAATGTGAGCGCCGGACGGCCCTGCCTTTGCTTATTTTTCAACTTTTTCGCCGATGGTTGATTTTGGCGCGGCGGTTGGTATAATAATAGTATAGGCAACTGTTATGAAAGGAATTGGTGACATGAAATTATTTATTGACACAGCAAATATTGCAGAAATAAAAGAGGCAAACGACTGGGGTGTTATCTGCGGCGTAACCACCAATCCGTCTTTAATTGCAAAAGAGGGCAGAGTGTTTGAAGAGGTTGTGAAAGAAATTACAGACGTTGTGGACGGGCCGGTGAGCGCCGAGGTAATTTCGCCCGACGCGGAAAACATGGTGGCGGAAGCGCTTAAGCTCTCCCAAATACACAAAAATGTGGTCATTAAAATTCCCATGACAAAAGAGGGCCTAAAAGCGGTGAGCAAACTGTCTGAACAGGGGATTAAGACCAACGTTACGTTGGTTTTCAGCGCAGCACAGGCGCTTCTGGCGGCCCGTGCCGGGGCATCGTTTGCAAGCCCCTTTGTAGGACGGTTAAATGACATTGGAGCAGACGGGGACGGACTGATTTTTGAAATTGCGGAAATATTTAAGCTCCATGGCATTAAAACAGAGATTATTGCGGCCAGCATCCGCGACCCAAAAAATGTGACTGCCGCAGCAAAAATGGGCGCTCACATTGCAACTGTTCCGTTCAGTGTTTTAAGTAAAATGTTTGTCCATCCTTTAACGGAAGCGGGGATTGCAAAATTTATGGAGGACTGGAACTCCCATTTGGCAAAATAAGGGGCGTTTAGATGAACATAAATGAACTGTTGGGAAAACACCCCTGCAGCTGCGGCAGAACGCATGCTTGCGCAATTGCGCAGGTGCATATTGAGCGGGGCGCGGTTTCTCATTTAAAAGAGCTGTGCGAAAATTTTGAAACGGTAGCGGTGGCGGCGGACCACAATACATATGCGGCCTGCGGGGAGCAGGTGTGCAGCGTTTTAGGGGAAAAGCTTTGCAGCACCAAAATTTTTCAGCCAAAAGGGCTTTTGGTTCCAGACGAAACGTCTGCGGCTGAGCTTTTTCAAAGCGCTTCAGGCGCCGATTTAATTGTGGGCGTAGGCTCCGGCGTTATTCAGGATTTGTGCAAGTATGTAAGCTATAAAATGGGCGTGCCTTACATCATTGTGGCCACCGCCCCGTCTATGGACGGGTATGCGTCTACCGGAGCGGCAATGATTATGAACCGAATGAAGGTGACATATTCCTGCCATGTTCCCATGGCAATTTTGGCGGACACGGAGGTGCTAAAAAACGCGCCTTTGGAGCTGATTCAGTCGGGCTTTGGAGACATTTTAGGCAAGTATTCCTGTCTTTGCGACTGGCAGCTGAGCCATGTGGTGACAGACGAATATTTCTGCAGGGAAATTTTTGATTTAACCATGTCAATGGTGAAACAGACAGAGGTTTTGGCAAAAAAGCTGCTGGCAAGGGACGAAGAAAGCGTGAAAACGCTGATGGAGGCCCTTGTGGTGGTGGGAATTGCCATGAGCTATGCCGAAAGTTCCCGTCCCGCGTCGGGCAGCGAGCACCATTTGTCCCACTTTTTTGAAATTGTGGGGTTAATTTGCGGTGAACCTTATTTCCTTCACGGAATTGATGTGGCATATTCCGCCTATGTGACGCAGTGCCTGCGGGAAAAGATGATAGAAAATGGAATTCCGAAAGTGTTTCCGAAGTTTTGCCGTTCTAAGTGGGAGAAGGGCGTGAAGCAGATTTACAAGCAGGCCGCAGAGGGCGTGCTGGAATTGCAAAACGGCCTGGGCTGGCATGAACAGAGCTTAGAGAAAATTTACAGGGAAAAGGAAAAAGAAATTACCAGCGTGTTGCAAAGCGCGCCGAAGAGTGATATAATACTTGCGCAGCTAAAGAATGTGGGGCTGGATTTAGACGCGTTTGTGAAGCAGTATGGCAAAGAGAAAATTTTAAACGCCGTGTGGTATGCAAAGGACTTAAAAGACAGATATTCTGTGCTGTGGCTGTTCGGCGCAGTTTCACCGGCCGCGCCGTATTCTCAGCCGCAATAAAATAAAAAAGTTGTTGACTTTCATTTCCTCAAATGTTATAATATATCGTAGCCGCGTGCGTGAGGTTATAAACGAATGAAATATTCTACCGAAACGGCAGCGAGCAAGGTTGGAGGAGGTGCAAAAGATGTACGCAATTATTCAGACAGGCGGAAAACAGTATAAGGTTTCCGAAGGTGATGTTATTTACGTTGAAAAGCTCGGCGTAGCAGACGACGAAACAGTAACATTCAACGAAGTTTTAGCAGTTGGCGAAGGCGGCTCGTTAAAGGTTGGCGCGCCCACAGTTGACGGCGCTTCTGTTACAGCAAAAACGCTGGTTGCGGAAGGCAAGTCGAAAAAGATTATTGTTTTCAAGTATAAACCCAAAAAGGGTTATAAGAAAAAACAAGGTCACAGACAGCCTTACACAAAGGTTGTAATTGAAAAGATTAACGCATAAGTTATGACAGAAATTTGCGTTTATCGAAAGAATAAGGACATTGTAAAATATTCGGTCAGCGGTCATACCGGATTTGGCCCGGCAGGGGAAGATATTGTTTGCGCTGCCGTGTCGGCACTGTGCCAGGCTGCATTAAACGGCCTTACAGATGTTGTAGGAATAAAGGCGGGGTTTGAGGTGCGTGAAGGCTATTTAGCGTGCATCATTCCCGAAACCATTTCTGAACCTGAACGCCGCGACGCAGATATTTTACTGAAAACATTGGTTTTGTCCTTAAAGGATTTGGAAGAACAATACGGTGATTATATAACCATTACGGAACTGGAGGTGTAGGTATGCTTAAAATTAACATTCAGCTGTTTGCTCATAAAAAAGGTGTCGGCAGCACAAAGAACGGCCGTGATTCAGAGGCAAAGCGTTTAGGTGTTAAAAAAGCAGACGGTCAGAACGTTCTCGCAGGAAACATTTTGGTTAGACAGAGAGGAACAAAAATCCATCCCGGAACAAACGTTGGTAAGGGCGGAGACGATACATTGTTCGCTTTGGTTAACGGAAAAGTGAAGTTTGAGAAGTTCGGAAGCGGCAAAAAACGCGTCAGCGTTTATGAGGACGTTACAGCGTAATTAAAAAAACGGCTTTTAAGTCCCGGGTTTTTATCCGGGACTTTTTGCATTTTCGTGATAATATTAGAAAAATGGGGGCAAAATTTTATGGCTGAGGTAACCATCAGGGCAGAGTTTCAGACTTCAGTTGAAACTGTTTGGAATGTTGTTACAGACAATGAGCGGTACGGCTGGCGGAGTGATTTGGAAAAAATTGAACTGTCGGAGGACAAAAATATGTTTACAGAAATCTCCTGCGGCGGCATTAAAACAAACTTCACCATTACGGAAAAGAAGCCTTTTGAGCGGTATGCCTTTGACATGAAAAACAAAAATATGCAGGGGCGCTGGATAGGAAAGTTTGTACGCGGCGGCAATGGCGGCTGCATCATCGAATTTACAGAAAACGTAACTGCGTTTTCACCGTTTTTGAACCTGTTTGTAAAGTCTTACTTAAAAAAACAGCAGAAACAGTATGTGAAAGATTTAAAAAAGGCATTAGGAGAGGAAGGGTGACATGCCGAAACTTTTTGCAATTTCAGATTTGCACCTGAGCTTTTCAGCAGACAAGCCCATGAACGTTTTTGGTAGCAGATGGGACAACTATGAAGAACGCCTGCGTCAGAACTGGCAGGAGCAGGTTTCAAAGGATGATGTTGTGCTGATGCCGGGGGACACTTCATGGGCAACATATGTGAAAGACGCGGCATGCGATTTTCATTTTATTGAAAAGCTGAACGGAACCAAAATAATTTCAAAGGGCAACCACGACTATTGGTGGGAAACGTTGTCAAAGTTAAATCTGTTTTTGGAAACGAATCGGTTTTCCACCATACGGTTTGTGCACAACACCACAGAGGTGTTTGGAAACGTTGCGGTATGCGGCACGAAAGGATATCCGGAAACAGAGCAGGAGCCGGACTGCGATGAGGAACGAAAGCTTTACCGCAGGGAGCTGGTTCGCTTAGAAAATGCGATTTCAGAGGCGAAAAAGACCGGCGCAGAGAAGATAATTGTGATGCTGCACTATCCGCCCGGCGCAAACTCGGCCTTTGCAAAAGTTATGCAGGAGGAGAATGTGGACTTTTGTGTGTTCGGACATCTTCACGGCGGATATTTTAAAAATGCGGTGCAGGGGAATGTGCGCGGCGTAGAATACCGCTTGGTTTCCTGCGACTATTTAAAATTTGAGCCGCTGAAAATCTGCGAATTTTAAAACGGGTGTTTTTTATCTGCCTGAGAAAGGCCCACTTTCGGAGAGCACCCGTAGGCCTTTGTGTAGGCTTTGTAAAAGGAGGAATAGCCCGAAAAGCCGGCGCTGACACACGCGCTGCTGATGGTTTCGCCGCTGCGGCACAGATCGCGGATTAACAGCAAACGCTTGTTGGTGATGTAACTGCTAATGGTGTAGCCTGTGTGCTCGCGGAACACGCGGCACAAGTGATATTTTGATACAAAAAACTGTTCTGACAGATGCCCTAACGACAAGTCGCCGTCTAAATTTTGGTTGATGTAGTCAATCACCTTGCGGACGGTGGAGTTTGGTTTAGAGTCTGCGTCCGCTGCGGGCTGCATGTGGTTTAAGGCGTGCAGAATTTCCACCATGGCGCATTTTTTCACTGTGTCGCAGGCTGGTGTTTGTTCTTTTTCATATTTTTCAATTCTTGGCAGAATGTCTGCAATTTCAGAAACGGACACCAGACCGCCTGGAATCAGGTTGTTTTTTCCTGCCGGACGGTTCAAGAAAATATTTTTATACATCTTACAATTGTTTTTTTCAAAAAAATCGTGGGAGATGTTAATGACAATACGCTCATAGTCTGCCGGTCCGGTTGGATAAATGTCGTGCATCTCATTGTCCCGAATGATAATTGTGTCATAGGGGCGAAGCGGATAGGTAGAGCCCTCAACCACGAATTTCATGTTTCCCTTTATAAAAATAAAAATTTCATAACTGTCGTGGGTGTGCAGAGCAAAATCCTCCCGGGCAGGGTGCAGGCTCAGTTTGCGGAAATAGGTCATGGTTTTGTCCTCTGTTTGGAAGGAACTAAGCGTAACGCTGGGGGCATATTGGTTCATTTGCAGCATCTCCTTTCGGTTCTTGTTTTATCATAGCACAAAACAGCAATATTTTCAAGGTTTTTCACAATAAACACATTGTAATATGCAAATATTTGTATTATAATGATTTTGTAACCAAGATATAAAGGAGTGCGATTTATGAGCTATTCATTTACAATTTCCGGCTTTTCAGATGAAATTGATTCAAACGTGGTGAAGCAGTTTGAGCATCTGAACAAGCTGGGAATTTCTTATTTTGAGCCCCGGGGCATTGATGGAAAAAATATTGCCGATTTAGACGACGGCGAGGTTTTGGCATTAAAAGAAAAAATGGACCAATACGGCATTAAGGTTTCCTCCATTGGTTCGCCCATTGGTAAAATTTCGATTAACGATCCAATGGAGCCCCACATGGAAAAACTTGCCCGTGTGATAAAAACAGCAAAAATGTTAGACACAAAGTATATTCGGGTGTTCAGCTTTTTTATTCCAGAGGGGGAAGACCCGGCAAATTATAAAGAAGAAGTGCTTTCCCGCATGAAGCAGATGGTGGCGCTGGCGGAAAAAGAAGGCGTTGTTCTTTTGCACGAAAACGAAAAGGGCATTTACGGCGACATTGCGTCCCGCTGTAAAGACATTTTTGAGGCCGTAAAGTCTCCTGCTTTGGGCTGCGTGTTCGACCCGGCAAATTTTGTTCAGTGCGGGCAAACGGTTTATCCTGACGGGTTCCAATTGCTAAAGCCCTACCTTACCTATATGCATATTAAAGACGCAAAGCAGGACGGAACTGTGGTTCCCTCGGGCTTTGGCGAGGGTGGACTGAAAAAGATTATTTCAGAACTGAAAAAGATGGACTATCAGGGATTTTTAAGCTTAGAGCCACATCTGGGCAGCTTTGAGGGCTTAGCGGCCTTAGAGCTTTCTGACGAGATGTTAAAGCTGGAAGAAAGCGGGCCGGACAAATTTACAATGGCCTATGAAGCGCTGAAAAATATTATTGACGAAAAACAATAATTTCTTTAAAAGAAAGGAAGTTAAAAGCCATGGATAAGGTAAGAATTGGTATTATTGGTCTTGGTAACATGGGTACCAGCCACGCAGTACATATCACAGAGGGCAAGGTGCCCCGCATGGAGCTTGCTGCAATTTGCGATATTGCAGAGGCGAGAAGAACCTATGCAGAGGAGCATTTTCCGGGCGTTAAGGTGTTTGACAACGCCACAGACATGTATAAAAGCGGTTTGCTCGACGCGGTTATCATTGCCGTTCCTCACTACAGCCACCCGCCCCTCGCAATTGAGGCGTTTTCCTATGGGCTTCATGTAATGACAGAAAAGCCCGCAGGCGTTTATACCAAACAGGTTTTGGAAATGAACGAGGCGGCTAAAAAGTCCGGCAAGGTGTTCGGAATTATGTATAACCAGAGAACAAACCCTGTTTATCAGAAAATCCGCAGCATGATACAGCGCGGCGATTTAGGCGAAATTAAACGGATTACATGGATTATTACCAACTGGTACCGCAAACAGAGCTACCACGACAGCAGCGCGTGGCGCTCTACCTGGAAGGACGAGGGCGGCGGCACGCTGATTAACCAGAACCCCCACCAGCTAGACCTTTGGCAGTGGATGTTCGGCATGCCGGAGAAAATCATGTCGTTTTGCTCTTTCGGAAGATTTTACAACATTGAGGTGGAAGACGACGTAACCGCCTACATGCAGTATAAAAACGGCACCACCGGCGTGTATATTACCTCCACCGGCGAAACGCCGGGAACAAACCGCTTAGAAATTGCCTGCGACATGGGCCAGCTGATTATTGAAGACAACAAAATTAAATTTAAGAGAAATATTATGTCTGAGCGTGAATATAACCGGACGGACACAGATAGCATTTTCGGCAGCTTGGAATATTGGAACTGCGACATTCCGGTGGATTCCTCCGGCGGAGAGCAGCACGTAGGAATTTTAAAGAACTTTACTGCAGCCATTTTAGATGGGGAGAAGCTGCTTGCGCCGGGCTATGAGGGAATAAACGGCTTAACCATTTCTAACGCCATTCACTACAGTGCGTTTACAAACAAGTGGGCGGACGTGACGAATTTCCCCCACGACGAGTTTTATGAACTGCTTCAGGAGAAAATTAAAAACTCTACATTTAAAAAAGAAGTGAAAGAACAGAAAACGCTGGACGCAGATTCCATGTCGTCGACACACTAAAAGGAGAGATTAAAGTTATGGATAAACGAATTGGAGCACAGTTATA
This Congzhengia minquanensis DNA region includes the following protein-coding sequences:
- a CDS encoding sn-glycerol-1-phosphate dehydrogenase; the protein is MNINELLGKHPCSCGRTHACAIAQVHIERGAVSHLKELCENFETVAVAADHNTYAACGEQVCSVLGEKLCSTKIFQPKGLLVPDETSAAELFQSASGADLIVGVGSGVIQDLCKYVSYKMGVPYIIVATAPSMDGYASTGAAMIMNRMKVTYSCHVPMAILADTEVLKNAPLELIQSGFGDILGKYSCLCDWQLSHVVTDEYFCREIFDLTMSMVKQTEVLAKKLLARDEESVKTLMEALVVVGIAMSYAESSRPASGSEHHLSHFFEIVGLICGEPYFLHGIDVAYSAYVTQCLREKMIENGIPKVFPKFCRSKWEKGVKQIYKQAAEGVLELQNGLGWHEQSLEKIYREKEKEITSVLQSAPKSDIILAQLKNVGLDLDAFVKQYGKEKILNAVWYAKDLKDRYSVLWLFGAVSPAAPYSQPQ
- a CDS encoding ribosomal-processing cysteine protease Prp, with protein sequence MTEICVYRKNKDIVKYSVSGHTGFGPAGEDIVCAAVSALCQAALNGLTDVVGIKAGFEVREGYLACIIPETISEPERRDADILLKTLVLSLKDLEEQYGDYITITELEV
- a CDS encoding AraC family transcriptional regulator, producing the protein MNQYAPSVTLSSFQTEDKTMTYFRKLSLHPAREDFALHTHDSYEIFIFIKGNMKFVVEGSTYPLRPYDTIIIRDNEMHDIYPTGPADYERIVINISHDFFEKNNCKMYKNIFLNRPAGKNNLIPGGLVSVSEIADILPRIEKYEKEQTPACDTVKKCAMVEILHALNHMQPAADADSKPNSTVRKVIDYINQNLDGDLSLGHLSEQFFVSKYHLCRVFREHTGYTISSYITNKRLLLIRDLCRSGETISSACVSAGFSGYSSFYKAYTKAYGCSPKVGLSQADKKHPF
- a CDS encoding Gfo/Idh/MocA family protein; translated protein: MDKVRIGIIGLGNMGTSHAVHITEGKVPRMELAAICDIAEARRTYAEEHFPGVKVFDNATDMYKSGLLDAVIIAVPHYSHPPLAIEAFSYGLHVMTEKPAGVYTKQVLEMNEAAKKSGKVFGIMYNQRTNPVYQKIRSMIQRGDLGEIKRITWIITNWYRKQSYHDSSAWRSTWKDEGGGTLINQNPHQLDLWQWMFGMPEKIMSFCSFGRFYNIEVEDDVTAYMQYKNGTTGVYITSTGETPGTNRLEIACDMGQLIIEDNKIKFKRNIMSEREYNRTDTDSIFGSLEYWNCDIPVDSSGGEQHVGILKNFTAAILDGEKLLAPGYEGINGLTISNAIHYSAFTNKWADVTNFPHDEFYELLQEKIKNSTFKKEVKEQKTLDADSMSSTH
- a CDS encoding SRPBCC family protein; amino-acid sequence: MAEVTIRAEFQTSVETVWNVVTDNERYGWRSDLEKIELSEDKNMFTEISCGGIKTNFTITEKKPFERYAFDMKNKNMQGRWIGKFVRGGNGGCIIEFTENVTAFSPFLNLFVKSYLKKQQKQYVKDLKKALGEEG
- the rplU gene encoding 50S ribosomal protein L21; its protein translation is MYAIIQTGGKQYKVSEGDVIYVEKLGVADDETVTFNEVLAVGEGGSLKVGAPTVDGASVTAKTLVAEGKSKKIIVFKYKPKKGYKKKQGHRQPYTKVVIEKINA
- the rpmA gene encoding 50S ribosomal protein L27, producing MLKINIQLFAHKKGVGSTKNGRDSEAKRLGVKKADGQNVLAGNILVRQRGTKIHPGTNVGKGGDDTLFALVNGKVKFEKFGSGKKRVSVYEDVTA
- the fsa gene encoding fructose-6-phosphate aldolase, which gives rise to MKLFIDTANIAEIKEANDWGVICGVTTNPSLIAKEGRVFEEVVKEITDVVDGPVSAEVISPDAENMVAEALKLSQIHKNVVIKIPMTKEGLKAVSKLSEQGIKTNVTLVFSAAQALLAARAGASFASPFVGRLNDIGADGDGLIFEIAEIFKLHGIKTEIIAASIRDPKNVTAAAKMGAHIATVPFSVLSKMFVHPLTEAGIAKFMEDWNSHLAK
- a CDS encoding metallophosphoesterase, coding for MPKLFAISDLHLSFSADKPMNVFGSRWDNYEERLRQNWQEQVSKDDVVLMPGDTSWATYVKDAACDFHFIEKLNGTKIISKGNHDYWWETLSKLNLFLETNRFSTIRFVHNTTEVFGNVAVCGTKGYPETEQEPDCDEERKLYRRELVRLENAISEAKKTGAEKIIVMLHYPPGANSAFAKVMQEENVDFCVFGHLHGGYFKNAVQGNVRGVEYRLVSCDYLKFEPLKICEF
- a CDS encoding sugar phosphate isomerase/epimerase family protein; this translates as MSYSFTISGFSDEIDSNVVKQFEHLNKLGISYFEPRGIDGKNIADLDDGEVLALKEKMDQYGIKVSSIGSPIGKISINDPMEPHMEKLARVIKTAKMLDTKYIRVFSFFIPEGEDPANYKEEVLSRMKQMVALAEKEGVVLLHENEKGIYGDIASRCKDIFEAVKSPALGCVFDPANFVQCGQTVYPDGFQLLKPYLTYMHIKDAKQDGTVVPSGFGEGGLKKIISELKKMDYQGFLSLEPHLGSFEGLAALELSDEMLKLEESGPDKFTMAYEALKNIIDEKQ